The genomic window TACTAAGCTCCACATGCAGTCTCTTTTCCAGAACTTTCTTTGCCTAATGTTCCTTAGTGTGGCTCTCTCTTTAGTTGGGGCCTCCTTCCTTAGTACATGCATACCTTACTATTCTGTGGAATTGCAAGCCATGCATCTTTTAGAGCCGCACTAGTCAAATTGATTggcatttccatttattttccattgttCACTTGTTTCTCCTGGACTTCCTCTGGTTTCTCTTTTTGAGGATGCTTAGAGGCTTCTCACCAGAGATTGGTGAGATTTCCCCCATCATCTAGATGGGAGAATGACAAATTCTGTAAAGGTTAAGACAGTaactattttaggctttgtgggctacATGTGGTCTCTCTAGCACATTcttctttgttgttgctgtttgttcgTTCATTTTGTAACCTTTGGATAATGtaaaccactctttttttttttttttttttggtggagtctctctctgtagccaggctggagggcaatggtgcaatctcggctcattacaacctccacctcccaggttcaggcaattctcctgcctcagcttcccaagtagctgggactacaggtgcgtgccaccatgcccagctaatttttttttttttgtatttttagtagagacagagtttcaccatgttggccaggatgttctcgatctcctgaccttgtgatcctcccacctcggcctcccaaagtgctgggattacaggcgtgagctaccgcgccctgCCAATATAAACTATTCTTAGCTCATGGGCTATGCAAAGCCTTAGGCTGACTCCTGATCCAGACTGTCTTCTGAGACAAGCATTTCTGTGAGCTGCCCCATGTAACTGAGTTGTGCAGTAGCTGATGTGGTTTATTGCCTTCCCATCTACTGCATTGTCAGACCAGACTGACTGCACAGGGACAGGCGGAGGGGGGCTGCATATGCCAACCATTACTCTTCAATAGGGTGTCCTTCATGAGCTCTCTCTCTCATTACTGACTACCTCAGTGTAGAAACCCTCATTTCTTTCCCCAGACCTATCCTTGTTACCCAATGTGCCTCTGCTTCCCTGGGTTTGAGATAAACTGGAAGGAGAGAATTTCTGAGTTCTCTTACTTATTTTGTTCCATAACTTCTCCCTCAAATCTGTGGTTGGGGACTCCCACCCTGGTCCACCCTGTCCTGCCTCATACTAGTATCATGAGTTTAGGGCTGTCATTGGAAAGTCTGGCAGCCCAGGCCATAGGATTCCAGTTCAGCCTACGATTTCCTAGGGAAATCACCAGGTTCCAAAGGCTGGTTTTTAAACCTGGAATATCCATGTATCCATTTCCTAATGCAGTTTGGACCTGTTCCAGACAGAGCACTCAGCCCTAGCGAGAAAACCAATGAGGTGCAGAAGATATTCTGTGCCCACAGTTTTTCCCTGCCTTCTGGACCCTCAGCCCCTGGGATGGGCTCCTTGGGATTGCCCATGCAACAACACAGCCATGAGACATTCAGCACACCACCTCCTCCTGTGTTTTGAACCTCTAAATGAATTCTGTTCTAAAGCTTCTTCACGTCTCTCTCCATCTTGCTCCCATGTCCACCTCTCATGCTTCCTGGGAGTCTGAAGCTCAGattcacattttcacattttctcataTAAACGTTGTGGGATAAGAATGGATgatatgtatgtgtctgtgtgagttTGGTTTCTCAACCTGGACTGTGAGGGCTAATAAATTCACAAATCACACCACACATgtgcgtgcgcgcacacacacacacacacacacacacacacacacacacacactgtccaGCACCCTCATTGGTTCTCTGGTTTAGGTCCAGATCTGATGAGACTGGTCAAGAAGGGGATGGTGGGGGCTCCTGAAGCATTTGCCCTTTCTTGCCTCTTGAGACCTTCTTTCCATTGGCAATTCAAAACAGGCTGACATACAGAGGGCTAGCACTCTAATTTGATGTGGACTCAGCCACTCAGACCTAGGTCTCAGGCTGCAGCTTATCCTAGCTCAGCAAATTGCTTCTTAGAATCTTTAGCTTGATTTCTgtcatttgagcccagggatCTACCCACTTActgaaatctacattttaaaaaatcagtgatgCAAGTAATTTTCAGGATTTCCCTATTTAAAAGCATCCATGAAACAGTTCCTTTATGCCTTCTGTTTAGGATTTCCAGAATTAGGAAGGGAAACCAGGCTTGTGCCTTGGATCCAAAAGCAGCAAAAATACTACACTTGCCAAAAGCAAACTGAGGAATGAGCATTGGCTAGTCCTAGTACACAGTCAGGAGGTGGACTTTTGTTAAGTTAGCCCTTACCATTTAGTGCTTACTGAGTGCCAACAATGCACTTAGAAAAATAAGGGAGACAAGAATTTACAGACCATACCCTAAACTGGAAGGTACAGAAAAGACACATCTCCTAGAGCTGGGAATGTGTCCCTAACATTTCAAGAAGAAGCAGAAAGTAGGAGAGACCACGATCCCAGTCTTTTTAGGATTCCAACACAAAATGGAAGGGAGCCCTCTGTGGGGTGATATTACAAAgggtttttcttgtctttctttaaaaaaaaaaaaaaggcattcctTACTGGCTTGCTACCAGCAATTGAACTGTATTCTTTATATAGCTAGAGCTGTTTGTGTcttcttaaaataaactttttctgttaaaatcattttctgtttcaCCCTCTGGTTTTCATTGTAGCAATGATACTTTTATTCAGACACTCAGCCCAGTTTGTGAGCATGTTTAACCATCCACACGGGTATGGGGCCCACACACATTGGCTTTGATGCTCACGAACCTGAGAGCTCAAAACAGCTATGTGGCACAGAATGTCCTGCAGAAACCTGGCCCACTGAGCCATGGGCCTAAAGGCAGGTAACTCATGTTCTGGGACTTCATTTCAGGGATTCGAGTCCAGCTGTTCATGGAGTCAACAAGGGGGAGTGGGCAGCCATCACCAGGCCTGAGGGGAGGAGGCAGCCTTAGCAACTATCCCCAGGGCAAAAACTCCCTCTGTGTTCTCTAGCTCAATAAAGTCACCCAGCAAGGCAGACCAGAGTGAGTCTGGGCTGGGAGGGAAAAATCCCAGACCAAATGTGGTCCAGATCATTTCCATCCCTCAAGAAGGGTATGGTCCCACCATGCAGATGGTGACAGCCATATTTGAGAGTCAAATCTcatcaaaagaagaaaggaacttTGTTCCCTATTCCCAACTGTCCCAGGCCTCTAAGTCTGAGGTTCTTGTAGCCAGCATCCCTGTCTCCCCAGGCCCCTGACACCACCCGGCTGCTCTTCCAAAAGATACACCAGAACTGGAAATAGCTAGAAAACCtacaagggaagggagaggggccaGGGCCACCCTCAGACAATAGCACGTGTTTAAGTTGGAGATGAAGGTCAGAAAAGGAAGCTAGCTTGAGGTGGGCCTCATGGCAAGCAGTCCCTTGGTAGAACTCTGCAGTTCAGGGTCTGGTGTTCACTCCAGCAGGTTCAGAACTCCTTTGTACCTGTCTtggttcattttctgttgctataacagaataccatagactgagtaattaataaagaaaagaaatccacttatttcttacagttctggaggctgaaaagttcAAGGACATGTTGCTGCATCTGGAGAGGGCCTTCTTACTGAGTCATAACAGGGTGGGggacatcacatggcaagagagcaAGAGCATGCCATCctaggtctctcttcctcttataaagccaccagtccatCATGCCTGCACCCCcgccccaccaccaccaaagaCCAACACACAAATTTTgaaggacacattcaaaccacagcagtgcCACACCGCCATAAGCTGATGAAGCTTTTAAGGATTTACTCACACTAACCAAACTCACAAAAGACAGGTCCTGGTATGTTAATTAACAGAAGAGAGAATATACCTCTCGAACAAAGGTCATAAACAGGAGGGCTGCAGGCTGAATTGAATTCACATACATTATCTAGAGTACACAGTgctgtttgtcaatttttaaaaattgaggggactgggcatggcggctcatgcctgtaatcccagcactttggaaggctgaggcagttggatcacctgaggtcaggagttcgagaccagcctgaccaacaaggtgaaactccacctctactaaaaatacaaaaattagccgggtatggtggcaggcgcctgtagtcccagctacttgggaggctgagacaggagaattgcttgaacccgggaggcggaggttgcagtgagctgagatcacaccacagcactccagcctgggtgacagagcaagactccgtctcaaaaaaaaaaaaaaaaaaaaatttagatggaGCACAGTCTCTCCAATTTACCTCCTACCACACCCTGTTGCATCAAACCCAACCAGCTTCATTCCCTTATGTTATCTGTCAGGTCCCTGAAGGCATATGAGTTTTTGACCCTTACATTAAGTTGTCATCACAGGTTGAAGTCCCCAGGAAGCACATGCTTAGATGGAGTTTACTGTGTGGGATGTTTACTAGGGAATGCCCTAGGGATCAACATctgtggaagagaaaggaaggaaacaagatTAGACAGAAcgcagctgggcaaggtggctcacgcctgtaatcccagcactttgggagccgaggcgggcggatcacctgaggtcaggagttcaagaccagcctggacaacatggcgaaaccccatctctattaaaaatacaaaaattagccaggtgtggtggtgtgcacctgtagtcccagctattcaagaggctgaggcatgagaactgaacctgggaggcagaagttgcagtgaaccaagattgcaccactgtactccagcctgggtgactcagcaagactccacctaaaaaaaaaaaaaaaaaaaaaaaataggaggagAAAAGAGCAGCAATGCAGGTGTCGCAAAGCTTCTGCTCACTCAATGGCTGGCTCTGGTATTCACATGACCTGTCCATTGTCCTGCACTGGGCCAAAGGGCAGTCCTTCATATCTCCGCTTCAATAAGTCATTGGCTCTGGGCCATGCCATGAAGGGCTTGACCTTGGGTGAGATGTCTGTCTCAAGCTGAGGCAATCCCTGATGGAACTGATAGCTGAAGAAGGCTCTTTGCTGACAGCACTTTCAGCAGCTGGCAGTAAATCCTCCCTTGAAGGGGGATCTCGGTGACACAGTTCTTTGTCCATCACAGGTATCTTTCTCCCATGAATAGTGCAGGCGAAACACTTACACATCCTTATTCTGATTCCACCcccacctttctttttttgagacagggtcttgctctgttacccaaactggaatgcagtggcacagtcacagctcactgcagcctcgaacatctgggctcaagcaatcctccctcttcagcctcctgaatagctgggatcacaggcatgcaccactacacctggctaattttcaaatttttttgtagagacggagtctcactatattgcacaggctggtctcaaactcctcggcccaagtgatcctcctgcgtcagcctcccaaagtgctaagattacaggcgtgagccaccacgcccatcccaTTCCCTCACCCACTCCTTACTTAAGACCAATTACACTTCATTTTATTAGGTTTATAGCTTTCTGCAATTGTCACCATCTTAGGACGTGTGCTAGTAGACTTTAAATAGACTTCAGTGTTTCATAAGCCTCATTAGTGCCCATTAATAAACTCTCTCCAAGGACATGTCATGTCACATATGCAAATGGCTAAATCAGTCCATCATAAAATACCATGAATAAAATGTCACTAGCATCTATCAGGCACCTACAATTGACCAGGCATCGTGTGCTCCTCCATCCACTTGTTTTATGCTTCCATTCAACAAATGTCTAATGAGCTCCTACAACATGCTGGGTGGAGCATTAGGAGCTGAGGGTAGAGTAGTGACTGAGGGAGACACCATGCCTGCCCTTATGGAGCTTACCATCCAGTGGACCCACTGCTGAGACCAATTCACATGGCATCCCTGGGAACCAGGACAAATGGACCTCATGTTCCTGTTATCTAAGGGCCACTACCCTGGCTATGAACTCCACTGGTCAGCACTTACTTCGTACTCTGCTCTGCTACCCAATCTtccctgctcctcttcctcccatcGTTTTCAACTGTGCCTTCCTGGAACCCCAGTTCCagggtgtcttagtccattttgtgttgataGAATAtatgagaccgggtaatttataaagaagggaGGTTTCTTTAGCTgacggttctgcaggctgagaaATTCAAGGGCATGGCCTTGGCTTCTAGCAAAGGCTTTTGTGCTGTGTCACAACATGGTGAAGAAGGTCCAAGGGGAAGTGGATATGtgcaaagaagagaaaacctGAGGGGcatcctggctttataacaacaCACTGTCACAAGAACTGATCCATTCCTGATCCAGTCtcaccagagtgagaacttactaCCACCAGatcagcaccaagccattcatcaTGGAGCTGctcccatgactcaaacacctcccactagccCCACTTCCCAACatttggggatcaaatttcaacatgagttttggtgcaGACAAACAAACTACATCTAAATCATAATATTCCAACCCTAGGCCCCCCAAAACTAGTGACCTTCTCACATGCAACCTACAATAATTCTATCCCAAtagccccaaaagtcttaacttgttccagcacCAATATAAAAGTCCAGTCTCATCTGAGACCCAAGGCAAGTTCCTAACTGCTATAagtctgtaaaattaaaaatcaagtcattggccaggcgcagtggctcacatctgtaatccctgcactctgggaggccgaggtgggtggatcacgaggtcaggagatcaagaccattctggctaacatggtgaaaccctgtctttactaaaaatacaaaacaaaattagccaggcatggtggcggatgcctgtagtctcagctacttgggaggctgaggcaggagaacggcatgaacccgggaggcggagcttgcagtgagccaagatcatgccactgcactccagcctgggcgacagagcgagactccgtctcaacaacaaaaaaaatcaagttacttacttccaagatacaatggttgTACAAGCATTGGGCAAACACAcccattccaaaagagagaagtTGGACCCAAAAAGGGGGGTAACAGGCCCATACAAgttcaaaatccagcagggcagacattaaaccttaaagctccaaactAATCTTTTACTCTGTGTACCACTTCCTAGGCACACTGGTGCAaggagtgggctcccaaggcctcaAGCAGCCCTGCCTCATGGCTTTGCTGAATACCACCCATGTGGCTGCTCTCACAGGTTGGAGTtgaatgcctgtggcttttccaggctgaaGTTGCACACTGCCAGTGGGTCTATAATTGTGGGGTCCCCATGGCAGACCTACTCCCATGGCTCCACTAGGCATTGCCTCATGAACACTTTCTGTGGAggttctgcccctgcagcaggcttctgccagggcacccaggctttccaatacatcctctgaaatctaggtggaagctgccaagcctccaTGGCTCTTGCATTCTGGGCTCTCACAGACttaataccacatggaagccaccaaggcttatggcttacACTCTCTGAAGTGATGTCCCAAGCAGTACTGGGGGCCATTGAGCTTCAACCAGAGTCAGAAACAATGTAGCAGTGATGTGAGGAGCAACATCCTGAGGTGGAGCAGGGGCAGCAGTGCTCAGGCCTTACCCCAGAAACCATtctgccctcctaggcctccaggcatGTGATGGGAAAAGCAGCCtcaaagatttctgaaatgccttcagggtctttttctccattgtcttgacTTTAGCACCTGGCTCCTTTGGTTTCCTCTCCTGAAAATGCTCTTTTCTTCTATGCCATTTGGCCAGGCtatgcattttccaaatttttctgctgcatttcccttttctccagaaATTCACCATAAGCAGTTGGAAGTAACCATGCAGCAGcctgaacactttgctgcttagaaatttcttccaccaggtaTTCTATTAAATTCCATCTGAGATGGATCAGGGATTTCCTGCCCCTTCCAGTTCAATTCTATAATAAGCCTTCCACAGAGCATTTGGGCATAAATGTACTTCATCCAAGTTCTTTGTCAATTTAAGACAAGGAtggcctttactccagtttccaatatgttgttcctcatttccatctggaACCTCACCAGAATGGCCTTTACTGCCCATATTTCCACCAACATTCTGGTTGGGACCATTTAACCAATCTCTGAGGAGTTCCAGACCTTCCATAGTCATCTTGTCTAataagccctcaccagaatcttGTTTTTTTCTAGCCTGCTCTTCCAAATTCTTCCAACCTCTGACCATTACCcatttccaaagctgcttccacattttcgggcaTTTCTTATCACCAACACTGTACTTCTCAGtatcaattttctgtcttagtctgttttgtgttgctataaaagaatacccgAGTTTTTCCATCCACTCCCCCCATCCCCCCAGCACCATTTTGGCTGCACCGCGCTTGCTCCGAGCTCTGGGCTCCTGCTAATCTAGCGCCGCCATTGTCTCCCTTCAGCCGTCATCATGATTATCTACTGGGACCTCATCAGCCACGATGAGATGTTCTTCAACAGCTACAAGATCCAGGAAATCACAGACGGGCTGCGCCTGGAGGTGGAAGGGAAGATAGTCAATAGGACAGAAGGTAACATTTTTGACTCGCTCATTGGTGGAAATGCCTCCACTGAAGGCCCTGAGGGGAAAGGTACCGAAAGCACAGTAATCACTGGTGTTGATACTGTCATGAATCATCACCTGCAAGAAACAAGCTTCACAAAAGAAGCCTACAATAAGTGCATCAAAGATTACATGAAATCAATCAAAGGCAAACTGGAAGAACAGAGACCAAAAAGAGTAAAACCTTTTATGACAGGAGCTGCAGAACAGATCAAGCACATCCTTGCTAATTTCAAAAACTACCAGAAAACATGAATCCAGATGGCATGGTTGCTCTGTGGACTACTGTGAGGATGGTGTGATCCGATATATGATTTTCTTTAAGGATggtttagaaatggaaaaatgttaacaaatttgGCAATTAATTTGGATCTATCACCTGTCATCATAACTGGCTTCTATTTGTCATCCACACAACACCAGGACTTAAGACAAATGGGACTGATATCATCTTGAGTTCTTCATTATTTTGACTGATTTATTTGGAGTTGAGgcattgtttttaagaaaaacatgtcATGTAGGTTGTCtaaaagtaaaatgcatttaaactcaaaaaaaaaaaaatacctgagactgggtaatttagaaagacaataaatttctttatCTTGTGGTTCTgtaggctgagaagttcaagggcaTGGCCCTGGTTTCTGGCAAGGGCTTTTGTGCTGTGTCACAACATAGTGGAGAAGGTCAAAGAGAAAGTGGACACGTGCAAAGAGGGGAAAACCTGAGTGGCATCCcggctttataacaacccactgtcGCAGGAACTAATCCATTCCTGAGAGAACTAATCCAGTCTTGTGAGactgagaattcactcactcctgcaagactggcaccaagccattcacgaaggatccacccccatgactcagACACCTCCCACTAGGACCCACCTTCCAACatttggggatcaaatttcaacatgagttttgacgGAGACAAataaaccacatccaaaccatagcacagGGACTGCTAAATACCCCAACAACAGAAATAGAAAGCTCCCCTAAACACCGTCCTTAACTGAGACCTGGCTGTCTCCTGAGAACCCCAGTTCGCCTGTAGGCCTCTCCTCAGAGATTCTTTCCCTCCCCCAAATACTTCTGCATCTGGAGGTGGAGCGGGCCCCTTCTTTGCTCCCCACTGCACCTTCCAGACCATGACCACTGTACCTCTCAGGCACTTCCCTCCATTCTATCCTTTTGCCCACCCCCTGGTCTTGCCCAAATCCAAATCACTTCAACATTCATGTGAAAGATCTATCCCACATCCCACGCTTCTTGTTTCTTCGGCCTACTCACCCCTTTTGCCCTCCCTTTCTACTCCAGTCACCCACTCTCAGGGCCGCGAGTGGACCTTGCGATGGCCCAGAACTGTTGTACCACTGAAATCTTAACTTCAATCCCCACAATCTCACATCTTTCTAACTTTCCCATCTGATTACTTCATTACACTGTTCAACTTTGTTGAGACTTGTATGAGCTcatcacaaaagaagaaatcccAACGTCCAATAAACATGGAAAGGTGCTTAACCTCATCTACTGTCAGGGAAATGAGGAATGAGGGAGAACGGGGCATGAGAAAGGAGCATGAGAAAACTTTTTGAGGTAATAGATATGtgcattatcttgattgtggctCTGGTTTCAAGGATGTTTACTAATCAAATCGTCACTTAAAACGTGCAGTTTGTTGTACatcaattatatatcaataaagttgtaaaatatacacacatgtatggcccggtgcagtggctcacacctgtaatcccagcactttgggaggccgaggtgggtggatcacctgaggtcaggagttcgagaccagcctgatcaacatggagaaacgccatctctactaaaagtacaaaattagccgggcatggtggcgcatgcctgtaatcccagctacttgggaggctgaggcaggagaatcgcttgaacccaggaggcagaggttgcagggagccgagatcgcaccattgcactccagcctgggaaacaagagcgaaactccgtctcaaaaaagaaaaaaaaaagttatacacacacacacacacacacacacacacacacacaccaacaacATACCATTTCGCATATGCCAGACGggcaaattttttaaagtctaatgATAATTAGTGTTGAGGAAGATGTAGAGGAGCAGagaccctcatacactgctgatggggcTATTGATTGGTTCAACAACTTGGGAAAACAATTTGTCATTATCTATTAAAATTGAAGATACACATCTCCAagaacccagcaattccattcctaggtatatatcctagAGAAAAGTGTACATAGCTTTACTGAAAGATATATAGGCCgagcgcggtgactcacgcctataatcccagcactttgggaggctgatgtgggtggatcacctgaggtcaggagtttgagaccagcctggccaacatggcaaaaccccgtctctactaaaaatacaaaaaaaaaaaaaaaaaatagctgggattaccggcgtggtggcacgtgcctgtactcaGCTattcaggggactgaggcaggagaatcgcttgaacccgggaggcggaggttgcagtgagctgagatcacaccactgcactccagcctgggcaacagagcaagactctatcaccaaaaaaaaaaaaaaaaaaagaaagaaagaaagatatataaAGGTTCAAAGCATCATTATACATAACAGCCCTAATTGGAAACAATCCAAAAGTCCATCAAGAGCAGAATGAATAAATTGTGGAATGCTATACAGAAACGACAATTAAACTACAGCCACGGCCAGGcttcgtggctcacgcctgtattcccagcactttgggaggccgaggcgggcggatcacgaggtcaagagttagagaccagcctggccaacagggtgaaaccccgtccctactgaaaatacaaaaattagccaggcttggtggcgggcacctgtagtcccagctactcaggaggctgaggcaggagaatcacttgaaccccggaagcagaggttgcagtgagctgagactgtgccactgcactccagcctgggtgacagggtgaaactccatctcaaaaaaaaaaaaaaaaaaacctacagccaCACACAACATGTATAAATCATGCAAATATGAAGTTGAGTGAAAGAAGACACAAAGGAATACATacagtgtgattccatttatataaagttcaaaaacaagcaaaactaaatTATTGTTTAGGAATGCACATATAGCTGGGTGCATGGCtctgccagtaatcccagcactttgggaggccgaggcaggtggatcacttgagcccaggagttcgagaccaacccagGCAATGTGCCAAGACCTCCACCTCTAccaagaaaaatacattatttaatac from Nomascus leucogenys isolate Asia chromosome X, Asia_NLE_v1, whole genome shotgun sequence includes these protein-coding regions:
- the LOC100583811 gene encoding LOW QUALITY PROTEIN: TPT1-like protein (The sequence of the model RefSeq protein was modified relative to this genomic sequence to represent the inferred CDS: inserted 2 bases in 2 codons), which translates into the protein METVIMIIYWDLISHDEMFFNSYKIQEITDGLRLEVEGKIVNRTEGNIFDSLIGGNASTEGPEGKGTESTVITGVDTVMNHHLQETSFTKEAYNKCIKDYMKSIKGKLEEQRPKRVKPFMTGAAEQIKHILANFKNYXENMNPDGMVALXDYCEDGVIRYMIFFKDGLEMEKC